One stretch of Streptomyces sp. R21 DNA includes these proteins:
- a CDS encoding CHAT domain-containing protein, whose amino-acid sequence MSTELRVRIVQDPSEGFTRLPDELAQGPDITVSLDVLAGDRIRARLYGPAVPSLYGTEHRVDLSVRPAEVRSAAARLCGRWKELLVDFQPLAADGRPAAGSGPDRPYASLVDLRDRPTGELYDIVDELALAGSELLFGTLLGGTDPRVERFGTYLADALAAREGLRIRFDSELHVPWPMVCLRPEDVPLTRPIAGPAGLFPLFLGHRHQIEQTGGAYPWLGGRHEAPVVPTVSLNHDTRVDRKGRTRAAEVAAVLAKDTCFVERTTRAELVRALADGGLCEQVMYFWCHGHFVPNGSQPAVLALKLTDGTAIDAHTVRERRRSFGDGSPFQPFVVLNACHAGVPAAGGDPAFLGSALIHAGARGVLGPQIEMPQVFAAEYALEFLTRYLRGAETAGEIAHAVARHFADELRNPLGFAYALHCGMDTRLERALAPAVEGDRDTGTGQELAV is encoded by the coding sequence ATGAGCACGGAACTCCGGGTCCGGATCGTCCAGGACCCCAGCGAGGGCTTCACCAGGCTGCCCGACGAGTTGGCGCAGGGCCCCGACATCACCGTAAGCCTGGACGTGCTGGCCGGCGACCGGATCAGGGCGCGGTTGTACGGGCCCGCCGTGCCGTCGCTCTACGGCACCGAACACCGGGTGGACCTCTCCGTACGCCCCGCCGAGGTGCGGTCGGCGGCGGCACGGCTGTGCGGCCGGTGGAAGGAACTCCTGGTGGACTTCCAGCCGTTGGCGGCGGACGGCCGACCGGCGGCCGGCAGCGGACCCGACCGCCCGTACGCCTCTCTCGTGGACCTGCGCGACCGCCCGACGGGGGAGCTGTACGACATCGTCGACGAACTGGCGCTGGCAGGCTCCGAGTTGCTGTTCGGCACGCTGCTGGGCGGCACCGACCCGCGCGTCGAGCGGTTCGGTACGTATCTCGCGGACGCGCTCGCGGCCCGCGAAGGGCTGCGCATCCGCTTCGACTCCGAGCTGCACGTGCCGTGGCCGATGGTGTGCCTGCGCCCCGAGGACGTACCACTGACCCGGCCGATCGCCGGCCCTGCCGGACTCTTTCCCCTCTTCCTCGGCCACCGGCACCAGATCGAGCAGACCGGCGGCGCCTACCCCTGGCTCGGCGGGCGCCACGAAGCGCCCGTCGTGCCCACGGTCAGCCTGAACCACGACACCCGGGTCGACCGCAAGGGCCGTACGCGGGCCGCCGAGGTGGCCGCCGTGCTCGCCAAGGACACCTGCTTCGTGGAGCGGACCACACGGGCGGAGCTGGTGCGGGCGCTGGCGGACGGCGGGCTGTGCGAGCAGGTGATGTACTTCTGGTGCCACGGTCACTTCGTGCCCAACGGCTCCCAACCCGCCGTCCTGGCGCTGAAGTTGACCGACGGCACGGCCATCGACGCGCACACGGTGCGGGAGCGGCGGCGGAGCTTCGGCGACGGGAGTCCGTTCCAGCCGTTCGTGGTGCTCAACGCCTGTCATGCCGGGGTGCCCGCGGCCGGCGGCGACCCGGCGTTTCTCGGCAGCGCGCTGATCCACGCGGGCGCGCGGGGCGTGCTGGGCCCGCAGATAGAGATGCCGCAGGTCTTCGCGGCCGAGTACGCGCTGGAGTTCCTGACCCGCTATCTGCGCGGCGCCGAGACCGCCGGGGAGATCGCCCACGCCGTCGCCCGCCACTTCGCCGACGAACTGCGCAACCCGCTCGGTTTCGCCTACGCCCTGCACTGCGGCATGGACACCCGCCTGGAACGAGCCCTGGCCCCGGCCGTCGAGGGCGACAGGGACACCGGCACCGGTCAGGAGCTCGCCGTATGA
- the mca gene encoding mycothiol conjugate amidase Mca, with protein sequence MTDQLRLMAVHAHPDDESSKGAATMAKYVSEGVDVLVVTCTGGERGSILNPKLQGDKYIEEHIHEVRKKEMDEAREILGVKQEWLGFVDSGLPEGDPLPPLPDGCFALEDVDKAAGRLVRFIRSFRPQVITTYDENGGYPHPDHIMTHKISMVAFEGAADTEKYPESEFGPAYQPQKLYYNQGFNRPRTEALHNALLERGMESPYGDWLKRWSEFERVERVLTTHVPCADFYEIRDKALIAHATQIDPDGGWFKVPLELQKEIWPTEEYELSKSLVDTSLPEDDLFAGIRDNA encoded by the coding sequence TCGAGCAAGGGCGCGGCCACCATGGCGAAGTACGTGTCCGAGGGGGTGGACGTGCTGGTGGTGACCTGCACGGGCGGGGAGCGCGGCTCCATCCTCAATCCGAAGCTTCAGGGCGACAAGTACATCGAGGAGCACATCCACGAGGTACGCAAGAAGGAGATGGACGAGGCGCGCGAGATCCTCGGCGTCAAGCAGGAGTGGCTCGGATTCGTGGACTCGGGCCTTCCCGAGGGTGACCCGCTGCCGCCGCTGCCCGACGGCTGCTTCGCGCTGGAGGACGTGGACAAGGCCGCCGGCCGCCTGGTCCGCTTCATCCGTTCCTTCCGCCCGCAGGTGATCACCACCTACGACGAGAACGGCGGGTACCCGCACCCCGACCACATCATGACCCACAAGATCTCCATGGTGGCGTTCGAGGGCGCGGCCGACACCGAGAAGTACCCGGAGTCGGAGTTCGGCCCGGCCTACCAGCCGCAGAAGCTCTACTACAACCAGGGCTTCAACCGCCCGCGCACCGAGGCGCTGCACAACGCCCTGCTGGAGCGCGGCATGGAGTCGCCGTATGGGGACTGGCTGAAGCGCTGGAGCGAGTTCGAGCGCGTCGAGCGCGTTCTGACCACGCACGTGCCCTGCGCCGACTTCTACGAGATCCGCGACAAGGCCCTGATCGCGCACGCCACGCAGATCGACCCCGACGGCGGCTGGTTCAAGGTTCCGCTGGAGCTTCAGAAGGAGATCTGGCCGACCGAGGAGTACGAGCTGTCGAAGTCCCTCGTCGATACGTCCCTCCCCGAGGACGACCTCTTCGCGGGCATCCGCGACAATGCCTGA